The following coding sequences are from one Musa acuminata AAA Group cultivar baxijiao unplaced genomic scaffold, Cavendish_Baxijiao_AAA HiC_scaffold_299, whole genome shotgun sequence window:
- the LOC135657737 gene encoding DNA-directed RNA polymerase subunit beta, translating into MLRNDGNEGMSTIPGFSQIQFEGFCRFINEGLTEEFHKFPKIEDTDQEIEFKLFVERYQLVEPLINERDAVYESLTYSSELYVPAGLIWKTGRDMQEQTVFIGNIPLMNSLGTFIVNGIYRIVINQILQSPGIYYRSELDHNGISVYTSTIISDWGGRSELEIDRKARIWARVSRKQKISILILSSAMGSNLREILDNVCYPEIFLSFPNDKEKKKIGSKENAILEFYQQFACVGGDPVFSESLCKELQKKFFQQRCELGRIGRRNMNRRLNLDIPQNNTFLLPRDVLAAADHLIGIKFGMGTLDDMNHLKNKRIRSIADLLQDQFGLALVRLENAVRGTICGAIRHKLIPTPQNLVTSTSLTTTYESFFGLHPLSQVLDRTNPLTQIVHGRKLSYLGPGGLTGRTASFRIRDIHPSHYGRICPIDTSEGINVGLIGSLAIHVRIGHWGSIESPFYEISERSKEAQIVYLSPNRDEYYMVAAGNSLALNRGIQEEQVVPARYRQEFLTIAWEQIHLRSIFPFQYFSIGASLIPFIEHNDANRALMSSNMQRQAVPLSQSERCIVGTGLERQTALDSGVSAIAEHEGKIIYTDPHKIILSSNGDTTISISIPLVIYQRSNKNTCMHQKPQVPRGKCIKKGQILADGAATVGGELALGKNVLVAYMPWEGYNSEDAVLISERLVYEDIYTSFHIRKYEIQTHVTSQGPERITKEIPHLEAHLLRNLDRNGVVMLGSWVETGDILVGKLTPQTANESSYAPEDRLLRAILGIQVSTAKETSLKLPIGGRGRVIDVRWIRKKGGSCYNSEMIRVYISQKREIKVGDKVAGRHGNKGIISKILPRQDMPYLQDGTPVDMVFNPLGVPSRMNVGQIFECSLGLAGDLLKRHYRIAPFDERYEQEASRKLVFSELYEASKQTKNPWVFEPEYPGKSRIFDGRTGNPFEQPVLIGKSYILKLIHQVDDKIHGRSSGHYALVTQQPLRGRAKQGGQRVGEMEVWALEGFGVAHILQEMLTYKSDHIRARQEVLGATIIGGRVSNPEDAPESFRLLVRELRSLALELNHFLVSEKNFQINRKEA; encoded by the coding sequence atgctccggaatgatggaaatgagggaatgtccacaatacctggatttagtcagatccaatttgagggattttgtaggttcattaatgagggcttgacggaagaatttcataagtttccaaaaattgaagatacagatcaagaaattgaatttaaattatttgtggaaagatatcaattggtagaacccttgataaacgaaagagatgctgtgtatgaatcactcacatattcttctgaattatatgtacccgcgggattaatttggaaaaccggtagagatatgcaagaacaaaccgtttttattggaaacattcccctaatgaattccctgggaacctttatagtaaatggaatatacagaattgtgatcaatcaaatattgcaaagtcctggtatttactaccgttcagaattggaccataacggaatttctgtctataccagcacaataatatcagattggggaggaagatcggaattagaaattgatagaaaagcaaggatatgggcccgtgtaagtaggaaacaaaaaatatctattctaattctatcatcagctatgggttcgaatctaagagaaattctagataatgtttgttaccctgaaattttcttgtctttcccgaatgataaggagaaaaaaaagattgggtcaaaagaaaatgctattttgGAATTTTATCAACAATTTGCTTGTGTAGGCGGGGATCCGGTATTTTCTGAGTCTTTATGTAAAGAATTACAAAAGAAATTTTTTCAACAAAGATGTGAATtaggaaggattggtcgacgaaaTATGAACCGGAGACTGAATCTTGATATACCTCAGAACAATACATTTTTATTACCACGAGATGTATTGGCTGCTGCGGATCATTTGATCGGAATTAAATTTGGAATGGGTACACTTGACGATATGAATCACTTGAAAAATAAACGGATTCGTTCTATAGCGGATCTGTTACAGGATCAATTCGGACTGGCTCTTGTTCGTTTAGAAAATGCGGTTCGAGGAACTATATGTGGAGCAATTCGGCATAAATTGATACCGACTCCTCAAAATTTGGTAACTTCAACTTCATTAACAACCACTTATGAATCGTTTTTTGGCCTACATCCTTTATCTCAAGTTTTGGATCGAACTAATCCATTGACACAAATCGTTCATGGGCGAAAATTGAGTTATTTGGGTCCTGGAGGATTGACGGGGCGAACTGCTAGTTTTCGGATACGAGATATTCATCCTAGCCACTATGGACGTATTTGTCCAATTGACACGTCCGAAGGAATCAATGTTGGACTTATTGGATCCTTAGCCATTCATGTGAGGATTGGCCATTGGGGATCTATAGAGAGTCCATTTTATGAAATATCTGAAAGATCAAAAGAGGCACAGATAGTTTATTTATCACCAAATAGAGATGAATATTATATGGTAGCAGCGGGAAATTCTTTGGCCTTGAATCGGGGTATTCAGGAAGAACAGGTTGTTCCAGCCCGATACCGTCAAGAGTTCCTGACTATTGCATGGGAACAGATTCATCTTAGAAGTATTTTTCCCTTCCAATATTTTTCTATTGGAGCTTCCCTCATTCCTTTTATCGAGCATAATGATGCGAATCGGGCTTTAATGAGTTCTAATATGCAGCGCCAAGCAGTTCCGCTTTCTCAGTCCGAGAGGTGCATTGTTGGAACTGGACTGGAACGCCAAACGGCTCTGGATTCGGGGGTTTCCGCTATAGCCGAACACGAGGGAAAGATCATTTATACTGACCCTCACAAGATCATTTTATCAAGTAATGGGGACACTACTATAAGTATAAGTATTCCATTAGTTATCTATCAACGTTCCAACAAAAATACTTGTATGCATCAAAAACCTCAGGTTCCGCGGGGTAAATGCattaaaaaaggacaaattttagCGGACGGTGCGGCTACAGTTGGGGGGGAACTTGCTTTAGGAAAAAACGTATTAGTAGCTTATATGCCATGGGAGGGTTACAATTCTGAAGACGCAGTACTAATTAGCGAACGTCTGGTATATGAAGATATTTATACTTCTTTTCACATCCGGAAATATGAAATTCAGACTCATGTGACAAGCCAAGGACCTGAAAGAATCACTAAGGAAATACCACATCTAGAGGCTCATTTACTCCGCAATTTAGACAGAAATGGAGTTGTGATGCTGGGATCTTGggtagaaacaggtgatattttaGTAGGTAAATTAACACCTCAGACAGCAAACGAATCGTCGTATGCTCCAGAGGATAGATTATTACGAGCCATACTTGGAATTCAGGTATCCACTGCAAAAGAAACTTCTCTAAAACTACCTATAGGCGGAAGAGGTCGCGTTATTGATGTGAGATGGATCCGGAAAAAGGGGGGTTCCTGTTATAATTCAGAAATGATTCGTGTATATATTTCACAGAAACGTGAAATCAAAGTAGGTGATAAAGTAGCTGGAAGACATGGGAATAAGGgtatcatttcaaaaattttgcCTAGACAAGATATGCCCTATTTGCAAGATGGAACACCTGTTGATATGGTCTTCAACCCATTAGGAGTACCATCACGAATGAATGTGGGACAGATATTTGAATGCTCGCTCGGGTTAGCGGGGGATCTGCTAAAGAGACATTATAGAATAGCACCTTTTGATGAGAGATATGAGCAAGAGGCTTCGAGAAAACTAGTGTTTTCCGAATTATATGAAGCCAGTAAGCAAACAAAAAATCCATGGGTATTTGAACCCGAATATCCGGGAAAAAGCAGAATATTTGATGGAAGAACAGGAAATCCTTTTGAACAACCTGTTCTAATAGGAAAgtcctatattttaaaattaattcatcAAGTTGATGATAAAATCCATGGACGTTCTAGTGGACATTACGCACTTGTTACACAACAACCCCTTAGAGGAAGGGCGAAGCAAGGGGGACAACGAGTAGGGGAAATGGAAGTTTGGGCTCTAGAGGGATTTGGTGTTGCTCATATTTTACAAGAGATGCTTACTTATAAATCTGATCATATTAGAGCTCGTCAAGAAGTACTTGGTGCTACgatcattggaggaagagtatctAACCCAGAAGATGCTCCAGAATCTTTTCGATTGCTCGTTCGAGAACTACGATCTTTAGCTCTAGAACTGAATCATTTCCTTGTATCTGAGAAGAACTTCCAGATTAATAGGAAGGAAGCTTGA
- the LOC135657739 gene encoding DNA-directed RNA polymerase subunit beta'-like, producing the protein MELAKHFIRTNVEPEWMVLCLLPVLPPELRPIIQIDGGKLMSSDINELYRRVIYRNNTLTDLLATSRSTPGELVMCQEKLVQEAVDTLLDNGIRGQPMRDGHNKVYKSFSDVIEGKEGRFRETLLGKRVDYSGRSVIVVGPSLSLHQCGLPREIAIELFQTFVIRGLIRQHVASNIGIAKSKIREKEPIVWEILQEVMRGHPVLLNRAPTLHRLGIQAFQPFLVEGRAICLHPLVCKGFNADFDGDQMAVHVPLSLEAQAEARLLMFSHMNLLSPAIGDPISVPTQDMLIGLYLLTIGNRRGICANRYNPYRYSCGNYQNKKVDNKKNDYRYTEKKEPYFSSSYDALGAYQQKRISLDSPLWLRWRLDQRVIGSREVPIEVQYESLGTYHEIYGHYLIEGSVTKEIRCIYIRTTLGHISFYREIEEAIQGFCRAYSYAI; encoded by the coding sequence atggaattagctaaacattttattcgaacaaatgtagaaccagaatggatggttttgtgcttattaccagttcttcctcccgagttgagaccaatcattcagatagatgggggtaaactaatgagttcggatattaatgaactctatagacgagttatctatcggaataatactcttaccgatctattagcaacaagtagatctacgccaggggaattagtaatgtgtcaggagaaattggtacaagaggccgtggatacacttcttgataatgggatccgtggacaaccaatgagggatggtcataataaaGTTTACAAGTCATTTTCAGATGTAATTGAAGGCAAAGAGGGAAGATTTCGTGAGACTCTGCTTGGTAAACGTGTCGATTATTCGGGACGTTCCGTCATTGTCGTGGGTCCTTCGCTTTCATTACATCAGTGTGGATTACCTCGAGAAATAGCAATAGAGCTTTTCCAAACATTTGTAATTCGTGGTCTAATCAGACAACATGTTGCTTCTAACATAGGAATTGCTAAAAGTAAAATTCGGGAAAAAGAACCCATTGTATGGGAAATACTTCAAGAAGTTATGCGGGGGCATCCTGTATTATTGAATAGAGCACCCACCCTGCACAGATTAGGCATACAGGCGTTCCAACCCTTTTTAGTGGAGGGACGCGCTATTTGTTTACATCCATTAGTTTGTAAGGGTTTCAATGCAGactttgatggggatcaaatggctgttcatgtacctttatctttggaagctcaagcggaggctcgtttacttatgttttctcatatgaatctcttgtctccagctattggggatcctatttccgtaccaactcaagatatgcttatcggactctatttattaacgatcgggaatcgtcgaggtatttgtgcaaataggtataatccatatagatatagttgcggaaactaccaaaataaaaaggttgacaataaaaaaaatgactataggtatacggaaaAGAAAGAACCCTATTTTTCTAGTTCCTATGATGCACTTGGAGCTTATCAACAGAAACGAATTAGTTTAGATAGTCCTTTGTGGCTCCGATGGAGACTAGATCAACGTGTCATTGGCTCAAGAGAAGTTCCCATCGAAGTTCAATATGAATCTTTGGGTacttatcatgagatttatgggcactatctaatagaaggaagtgtaacaaaggaaatccgttgtatatacattcgaactactcttggtcatatttctttttatcggGAAATAGAAGAAGCCATACAGGGGTTTTGTCGAGCCTACTCATACGCTATCTAA
- the LOC135657738 gene encoding ATP synthase subunit alpha, chloroplastic encodes MVTLRADEISNIIRERIEQYSREIKIVNTGTVLQVGDGIARVHGLDEVMAGELVEFQEGTIGIALNLESNNVGVVLMGDGLMIQEGSSVKATGRIAQIPVSEGYLGRVINALAKPIDGRGEISASESRLIESPAPGIISRRSVYEPLQTGLIAIDSMIPIGRGQRELIIGDRQTGKTAVATDTILNQKGQNVICVYVAIGQKASSVAQVVTTFREKGAMEYTIVVAETADSPATLQYLAPYTGAALAEFFMYRGQHTLIIYDDLSKQAQAYRQMSLLLRRPPGREAYPGDVFYLHSRLLERAAKSNSSLGEGSMTALPIVETQSGDVSAYIPTNVISITDGQIFLSADLFNAGIRPAINVGISVSRVGSAAQIKAMKQVAGKSKLELAQFTELEAFAQFASDLDKATQNQLARGQRLRELLKQSQSDPLAVEEQIATIYTGANGYLDPLEIGQVKKFLSQLRSYLKNNKPKFQEIISSTKTFTEEVEFLLKEAIQEQIELFLLQEQT; translated from the coding sequence atggtaacccttcgagccgacgaaattagtaatattattcgtgagcgtattgaacaatatagtagagaaataaagattgtgaataccggtaccgtacttcaagtaggcgacggaattgctcgtgttcatggtcttgatgaagtaatggcaggtgaattagtagagtttcaagagggtacaataggcattgctctgaatttggaatcaaataatgttggcgttgtattaatgggtgatggtttgatgatacaagagggaagttccgtaaaagcaacaggacgaattgctcagatacctgtgagtgagggttatttgggtcgtgttataaatgctctggctaaacctattgatgggagaggtgaaatttcagcttctgaatctcggttaattgaatctcctgccccaggtattatttctagacgttctgtatatgagcctcttcaaacggggcttattgccattgattcgatgatccctataggacgcggtcagcgagaattaattattggggacagacagaccggcaaaacagccgtagccacagatacgattctcaatcaaaaaggtcaaaatgtaatatgtgtttatgtagctattggtcaaaaagcatcttctgtggctcaggtagtgactactttccgggaaaagggggcgatggaatatactattgtggtagccgaaacggcggattcacctgctacattacaatacctcgctccttatacgggagcggctctggctgagttttttatgtatcgtggacaacatactttaataatttatgatgatctctccaaacaggcacaagcttatcgccaaatgtctcttctattaagaagacctcccggtcgtgaagcttatccaggagatgttttttatttgcattcacgacttttggaaagagccgctaaatcaaattctagtttaggtgaaggaagtatgaccgctttaccgatagttgagactcaatctggagacgtttcagcttatattcctactaatgtaatttccattacagatggacaaatattcttatctgccgatctattcaatgctggaatccgacctgctattaatgtgggtatttccgtttccagagtaggatccgcagctcaaattaaagccatgaaacaagtagccggcaaatcaaaattggaactagcgcaattcacagagttagaagcctttgcacaattcgcttctgatctcgataaagctactcagaatcaattggcaagaggtcaacgattacgcgagttgcttaaacaatcccaatcagaccctctcgcagtggaagaacagatagctactatttataccggagcgaatggatatcttgatccgctagaaattggacaggtaaagaaatttctcagtcagttacgtagctacttaaaaaacaataaacctaaatttcaagaaattatatcttctaccaagacattcaccgaggaagtagaatttcttttgaaggaagctattcaagaacagatcgaactgtttttacttcaggaacaaacataa